From one Bacteroides intestinalis DSM 17393 genomic stretch:
- the lnb gene encoding lipoprotein N-acyltransferase Lnb — protein sequence MKRKLLISVYFILCSLCPHIATAQEQTPREKITDSIRISLLTCASGGEIYSLFGHTAIRYENFTRNIDAVFNYGMFNFNAPNFILRFALGETDYQLGATNYEHFVAEYNYLGRDVWQQTLNLTPDEKEHLFNLLQENYRPENREYRYNFFYDNCATRPRDQIEKAIDGSLQYADNMTDNNTGVSFRDLLHKYSEGHPWSRFGMDMCMGSEADKPINRRLMMFVPFYVQEYFNTAQIIDKEGKARPLISSEEKIVETGLTAADHRSSGITPMQSALLLFILVTAATIYGIRRRKTLWGLDLILFFCAGIAGCILAFLALFSQHPAVSPNYLLFVFHPLHLFCLPWMINKVRKRQKSRYMVLNFIVLTLFILLWAIIPQRFDLAVLPLALCLLVRSASNLILTSKKR from the coding sequence ATGAAACGAAAACTACTCATTTCCGTATATTTCATACTTTGTTCTCTTTGCCCGCACATAGCCACTGCCCAAGAACAAACGCCGCGGGAAAAGATAACCGATTCGATCCGCATCAGCCTGCTGACCTGCGCCTCGGGTGGAGAAATATATTCTCTTTTCGGGCATACTGCCATCCGCTACGAAAACTTTACCCGGAATATCGACGCTGTTTTCAACTATGGCATGTTCAATTTCAATGCTCCCAACTTCATTCTCCGCTTCGCTTTAGGAGAGACAGACTACCAGTTAGGAGCTACCAATTACGAGCACTTTGTAGCCGAATACAACTACCTGGGACGGGACGTATGGCAACAAACACTGAACCTTACTCCGGACGAAAAGGAACATTTGTTTAATCTGCTTCAGGAAAACTATCGCCCGGAAAACCGTGAGTATCGTTACAACTTCTTCTACGACAACTGCGCCACCCGACCGCGCGACCAAATAGAGAAAGCCATCGACGGTTCTCTGCAATATGCTGACAATATGACCGACAATAACACGGGAGTTTCTTTCCGTGATTTACTGCATAAATACAGTGAGGGGCATCCCTGGTCACGTTTTGGCATGGATATGTGCATGGGTAGCGAAGCTGACAAGCCTATCAACCGAAGACTGATGATGTTCGTCCCTTTCTATGTACAAGAGTACTTCAATACAGCCCAAATCATAGACAAAGAGGGAAAAGCACGCCCGCTGATATCCTCTGAAGAGAAAATAGTAGAAACCGGACTGACAGCTGCCGACCACCGCTCCAGTGGTATTACCCCGATGCAATCGGCCTTGCTGCTGTTCATCCTGGTAACTGCCGCCACTATCTACGGTATCCGACGCCGGAAAACCCTCTGGGGACTGGATTTAATCTTGTTCTTCTGTGCCGGAATAGCCGGATGCATCCTTGCTTTCCTGGCCTTATTCTCCCAGCATCCGGCAGTAAGCCCCAACTATTTACTGTTTGTATTCCACCCGTTGCACCTATTTTGTCTCCCGTGGATGATAAATAAGGTGAGAAAACGACAAAAAAGTCGGTACATGGTACTTAATTTCATCGTTTTAACACTTTTTATACTGCTTTGGGCGATAATACCGCAAAGATTTGACTTAGCTGTATTACCTTTGGCACTTTGTTTGCTAGTACGTTCAGCAAGCAATCTTATTTTGACATCGAAAAAGAGATAA
- a CDS encoding DUF6340 family protein, with protein sequence MTKYSHLLGICCALLLGGCQTVEQLSIDYMLPAEVSFPPSLKRVAVVNNMPSIPDNKLIVEETDEKKKDETEIARKTKYFNGNSKITTEALAEALANENYFDEVVICDSMLRANDMIPRESTLSKSEVESLIESLDVDFLIALENIQLRSLRKIEYLREWGVYAGTIDVKVYPTVKVYLPNRNGPMVTINTNDSIFWDYAAPSIAQAGAGLISETEMLKEASEFAGTVPVKYMLPHWKTSSRYLFTSGSVNMRDAAVYVRENNWQQAIELWKQTYEKKKKGKQKMYAAYNVALGYEMQDSIQAAEEWALKAQKEAYDIDKIEEKKEQGGIDISDVPNYFAVTRYLNELQERKEGMTRLNVQMERFKNDF encoded by the coding sequence ATGACTAAGTATTCGCATCTCTTAGGGATCTGTTGTGCTCTGCTACTTGGCGGTTGTCAGACCGTAGAGCAATTATCCATCGACTATATGCTGCCGGCAGAAGTTAGCTTCCCGCCCAGCCTAAAACGTGTAGCCGTGGTAAATAATATGCCATCCATCCCGGACAACAAGCTGATCGTAGAAGAAACGGATGAAAAGAAAAAAGATGAGACGGAAATTGCCCGCAAAACAAAATACTTCAACGGAAATTCTAAAATAACCACTGAGGCACTGGCTGAAGCACTTGCCAACGAAAACTATTTCGACGAAGTCGTTATTTGCGATTCTATGTTACGGGCCAATGATATGATTCCCCGCGAAAGTACCCTCAGTAAAAGTGAAGTGGAAAGTCTTATCGAAAGCCTGGATGTCGATTTCCTGATAGCTTTGGAAAATATACAACTACGCTCTCTCCGCAAAATTGAATACCTGCGCGAGTGGGGTGTTTATGCCGGAACCATAGACGTAAAGGTATACCCTACCGTAAAAGTATACCTGCCTAACCGAAATGGCCCGATGGTAACAATCAATACCAACGATAGTATTTTCTGGGATTATGCTGCCCCCAGCATAGCTCAGGCCGGTGCAGGGCTCATCAGTGAAACAGAAATGCTGAAAGAAGCTTCTGAATTTGCCGGCACCGTGCCTGTAAAGTATATGCTGCCACATTGGAAAACATCTTCCCGTTATCTGTTTACAAGCGGTTCCGTGAATATGCGTGATGCAGCCGTTTATGTTCGTGAAAACAACTGGCAACAGGCCATTGAGCTTTGGAAACAGACTTACGAGAAGAAGAAAAAGGGAAAACAGAAAATGTATGCGGCATATAACGTGGCTTTAGGATATGAAATGCAAGATAGCATTCAGGCAGCGGAAGAATGGGCATTAAAAGCGCAAAAAGAAGCATACGACATAGACAAGATAGAAGAGAAAAAAGAGCAGGGAGGAATAGACATCAGCGACGTTCCCAACTACTTTGCAGTAACCCGCTATTTAAATGAATTACAAGAACGAAAAGAGGGAATGACACGATTGAATGTCCAAATGGAACGATTTAAGAATGATTTTTAA
- a CDS encoding PorV/PorQ family protein, with protein sequence MTRFRQTLLVLLLTILSGATVAQNNTNSPYTRYGYGQLADQGSGNSKAMGGIAYGLRDKYQTNFANPASYTAVDSLTFMFDGGISMQNTNFSDGTVKKNAKNSSFDYITMQFRLSKWGAMSIGLLPYSNVGYTMASYQENTEYPENSASTTYAGEGGLHQLYLGAGFKIFKNLSVGANISYLWGDITHTRSQSFPSNSTVMPLTTVTGMEITSYKLDFGAQYTHQFSKKHVATLGVVFSPGHDLNNDAYIQNQKGNSSTGYTTTQKDTILTMGIPMTLGAGVTYVYDDRLTVGADVMFQKWSSTTFMNNSDVFCNRAKIAVGAEYVPNLLGRSYLSHIKYRLGAYYSKPYYKIDGARAANEYGVTAGFGLPLPRSRSVLSISAQYVRMQGTESRFLNENTLRLCIGVTFNEQWFWKRKVQ encoded by the coding sequence ATGACAAGATTTAGACAAACACTTTTGGTGCTTTTGCTCACGATATTATCTGGGGCGACGGTCGCTCAAAATAATACAAATTCTCCCTATACACGATACGGATACGGACAGCTGGCAGACCAAGGGTCGGGTAATAGTAAGGCAATGGGTGGCATTGCTTATGGCTTACGTGACAAGTATCAGACTAATTTTGCGAATCCGGCATCCTATACGGCGGTCGATTCGTTGACTTTTATGTTTGATGGGGGGATTTCCATGCAGAATACCAACTTCAGTGATGGAACTGTTAAAAAGAATGCCAAGAACTCCAGTTTTGACTATATCACTATGCAGTTCCGCCTTTCCAAATGGGGAGCTATGAGTATAGGATTGTTGCCTTATTCCAACGTTGGTTATACAATGGCTAGTTATCAGGAAAACACGGAATATCCGGAGAATTCAGCCAGTACGACTTATGCTGGTGAAGGTGGTTTACACCAACTTTATTTGGGCGCGGGTTTTAAAATATTTAAAAATCTTTCTGTTGGTGCGAATATTTCGTATCTTTGGGGAGATATCACACATACCCGTAGCCAGTCATTTCCGTCTAATTCGACTGTAATGCCTTTGACTACGGTTACGGGCATGGAAATTACAAGCTATAAACTTGATTTCGGTGCACAATATACACACCAGTTCAGCAAGAAGCATGTTGCTACGTTAGGTGTCGTTTTTTCACCGGGACATGATTTAAATAATGACGCGTATATACAAAACCAGAAGGGTAATTCTTCGACGGGGTATACTACGACGCAAAAAGATACAATATTGACAATGGGTATTCCTATGACATTGGGTGCCGGTGTGACATATGTATATGATGATCGCCTTACAGTGGGTGCGGATGTTATGTTTCAGAAATGGAGTAGTACGACGTTTATGAATAATTCGGATGTTTTCTGTAATCGTGCCAAGATTGCTGTGGGTGCAGAGTATGTTCCTAATTTGTTGGGAAGAAGTTATCTTTCACATATTAAATATCGTTTGGGAGCTTATTATTCCAAACCTTATTATAAGATAGATGGGGCGCGTGCTGCGAATGAGTATGGAGTCACTGCCGGTTTTGGATTGCCTTTGCCGCGTAGCCGTTCTGTATTGAGTATTTCAGCACAATATGTGAGAATGCAAGGTACGGAAAGCAGATTTTTGAATGAGAATACATTACGTCTTTGTATTGGCGTGACATTCAATGAACAATGGTTCTGGAAACGTAAAGTTCAGTAA
- a CDS encoding type III pantothenate kinase, with product MNLVIDIGNTVAKVAVFDGFSLLEVVYDSKQNLEHLKDIYHKYHFEKAIVATVIDLSEQVLAQLALLPIPVLWLNEKTPLPVENLYETPQTLGYDRMAAVVAANEQFPGRNILVIDAGTCITYEFVDAEGRYHGGNISPGLQMRFRALHQFTGRLPLVRREGRELPMGKDTETAIRAGVLKGMEYEISGYIMAMKHKYPELLVFLTGGDDFSFDTNLKSIIFADRFLVLKGLNRILNYNNDKI from the coding sequence GTGAATCTCGTTATTGATATTGGAAATACGGTAGCAAAAGTAGCTGTCTTTGACGGCTTTTCACTTTTGGAAGTGGTATATGACTCCAAACAGAATTTGGAGCATCTGAAAGATATTTATCATAAATATCACTTTGAAAAGGCGATTGTTGCAACCGTAATAGACTTGAGCGAACAGGTGTTGGCGCAGTTAGCATTACTTCCTATACCGGTACTCTGGCTGAATGAAAAGACTCCACTACCGGTGGAAAATCTGTATGAGACTCCTCAGACATTGGGCTATGACCGTATGGCGGCTGTAGTAGCTGCTAACGAACAGTTTCCTGGCAGAAATATCTTGGTGATTGATGCCGGCACATGCATTACGTACGAATTTGTGGATGCTGAAGGACGCTATCACGGCGGGAATATTTCACCCGGTTTGCAAATGCGTTTTCGTGCACTTCACCAGTTTACCGGACGTTTGCCGCTGGTGCGGCGTGAAGGGCGTGAACTCCCGATGGGAAAGGATACTGAGACTGCCATCCGCGCTGGGGTGCTGAAAGGTATGGAATATGAAATTTCGGGTTACATAATGGCTATGAAACATAAATATCCTGAACTTTTGGTTTTTTTAACGGGCGGGGATGATTTTTCTTTTGATACAAACTTAAAAAGTATCATCTTTGCAGACAGATTTTTAGTGTTGAAAGGATTAAATCGAATTTTAAACTATAATAATGACAAGATTTAG
- the secA gene encoding preprotein translocase subunit SecA, whose translation MGFNEFLSSIFGNKSARDMKEIQPWVEKIKAAYPEVAKLDNDALRAKTEELKTYIHNSATEQRAKVEELKAGIEAIELENREEVFAQIDKLEKEILECYEKALDEVLPVAFSIVKETAKRFSENEEIVVTATEFDRHLAATKDFVRIEDDKAIYQNHWLAGGAEVTWNMVHYDVQLFGGVVLHKGKIAEMATGEGKTLVATLPVFLNALTGNGVHVVTVNDYLSKRDSEWMGPLYMFHGLSVDCIDKHQPNSDARRKAYMADITFGTNNEFGFDYLRDNMAISPKDLVQRRHNYAIVDEVDSVLIDDARTPLIISGPVPKGEDQLFEQLRPLVERLVEAQKKLATQYLADAKRLIASNDKKEQEEGFLALFRSHKALPKNKPLIKYLSEQGIKAGMLKTEEIYMEQNNKRMHEATDPLYFVIEEKLNSVDLTDKGVDLITGNSEDPTLFVLPDIAAQLSELENETNLTDEERLAKKDELLTNYAIKSERVHTINQLLKAYTMFEKDDEYVVIDGQVKIVDEQTGRIMEGRRYSDGLHQAIEAKENVKVEAATQTFATITLQNYFRMYHKLSGMTGTAETEAGELWDIYKLDVVVIPTNRPIARKDMNDRVYKTKREKYKAVIEEIEQLVQAGRPVLVGTTSVEISEMLSKMLTMRKIEHSVLNAKLHQKEADIVAKAGLSGTVTIATNMAGRGTDIKLSPEVKAAGGLAIIGTERHESRRVDRQLRGRAGRQGDPGSSVFFVSLEDDLMRLFSSDRIAGVMDRLGFKEGEMIEHKMISNSIERAQKKVEENNFGIRKRLLEYDDVMNKQRTVVYTKRRHALMGERIGMDIVNMIWDRVAAAVEAPDYENCKMDFLQTLAMETPFNEEQFRNEKKEKLAEEAFNAAMDLFKRKTDRMAQIAYPVIKQVYETQGHMYENILIPITDGKRMYNISCSLKAAYESECKEVVKAFEKSILLHVIDEAWKENLRELDELKHSVQNASYEQKDPLLIYKLESVNLFDTMVNKINNQTVSILMRGQIPVQEPQEIQQAAPEQKQDMSKYREQKQELNDPNQQAAAQQDTREQVKREPIRAERTVGRNDPCPCGSGKKYKNCHGKNM comes from the coding sequence ATGGGATTTAATGAATTTTTAAGCTCGATTTTCGGCAATAAATCCGCACGCGACATGAAAGAAATTCAGCCGTGGGTGGAAAAAATCAAAGCCGCTTACCCGGAAGTTGCCAAACTCGATAACGACGCCCTACGCGCCAAGACGGAAGAACTGAAAACCTACATCCACAATTCGGCTACAGAGCAACGCGCTAAGGTAGAAGAACTAAAGGCAGGTATTGAAGCTATTGAACTGGAAAACCGTGAAGAGGTTTTCGCACAGATAGACAAACTGGAGAAAGAAATACTGGAATGCTACGAAAAAGCACTCGATGAAGTACTGCCTGTAGCTTTCTCCATCGTAAAAGAAACAGCAAAGCGCTTCTCTGAAAACGAAGAAATTGTAGTGACAGCTACTGAATTCGACCGTCATCTGGCTGCTACGAAGGACTTCGTACGTATTGAGGATGATAAGGCTATCTATCAGAATCACTGGTTGGCCGGTGGTGCGGAAGTTACCTGGAACATGGTACACTACGATGTACAGTTATTCGGTGGTGTGGTATTGCACAAAGGTAAGATCGCCGAAATGGCAACGGGCGAAGGTAAGACATTGGTGGCTACCCTCCCGGTATTCCTGAATGCATTGACCGGAAACGGTGTGCATGTAGTAACTGTGAATGACTACCTGTCTAAACGTGACTCCGAGTGGATGGGGCCTCTTTACATGTTCCACGGTTTAAGTGTGGATTGTATCGACAAGCATCAACCGAACTCTGACGCACGTCGCAAAGCTTATATGGCAGATATCACATTCGGTACGAACAATGAATTCGGTTTCGACTACCTGCGTGATAACATGGCTATCAGCCCGAAGGACCTTGTACAACGTCGGCACAATTATGCCATCGTCGATGAGGTGGACTCCGTATTGATTGACGATGCCCGTACACCGTTGATCATTTCAGGCCCTGTACCTAAAGGTGAAGATCAGTTGTTCGAACAGCTCCGCCCACTGGTGGAACGTCTGGTAGAAGCACAGAAGAAACTGGCTACCCAATACTTGGCCGATGCCAAACGCCTCATTGCTTCCAATGACAAAAAAGAACAGGAAGAAGGTTTCCTTGCCTTGTTCCGCAGCCATAAGGCTTTGCCGAAGAACAAGCCTCTGATCAAATATCTGAGTGAACAGGGGATCAAAGCAGGCATGCTGAAGACCGAGGAAATCTACATGGAACAGAATAACAAACGTATGCACGAAGCAACCGACCCGTTGTACTTCGTCATCGAGGAAAAACTGAACAGCGTAGATTTGACAGATAAAGGTGTGGATCTGATTACCGGAAATTCGGAAGACCCTACTCTCTTCGTATTGCCTGATATAGCCGCACAACTGTCTGAACTGGAAAACGAAACCAACTTGACAGATGAGGAACGTCTGGCCAAGAAAGATGAGTTGCTGACAAATTATGCTATCAAATCCGAACGGGTTCATACCATCAACCAACTGTTGAAGGCTTATACCATGTTCGAGAAGGACGATGAATACGTTGTGATTGACGGTCAGGTGAAAATTGTAGACGAGCAGACAGGCCGTATCATGGAAGGTCGCCGCTACTCCGACGGTCTGCACCAGGCTATCGAAGCCAAGGAAAACGTAAAAGTGGAAGCTGCCACACAGACATTCGCCACCATTACGTTGCAGAATTACTTCCGTATGTACCACAAGCTCTCGGGTATGACCGGTACTGCCGAAACGGAAGCAGGCGAACTTTGGGACATCTACAAACTGGATGTAGTGGTGATTCCTACCAACCGCCCCATTGCCCGTAAAGATATGAACGACCGCGTTTACAAGACGAAACGCGAGAAATATAAAGCAGTCATCGAAGAAATCGAACAGTTGGTACAAGCCGGACGCCCTGTCTTGGTGGGTACTACATCTGTAGAAATCTCCGAAATGCTGAGCAAGATGTTGACTATGCGCAAGATTGAGCACAGCGTGTTGAATGCCAAGTTGCACCAGAAAGAAGCGGACATCGTTGCCAAAGCCGGTTTGAGTGGAACTGTGACCATCGCTACCAATATGGCCGGTCGTGGTACGGATATCAAGCTGAGCCCGGAAGTGAAAGCTGCGGGTGGTTTGGCAATTATCGGTACGGAGCGCCATGAGTCCCGTCGTGTAGACCGCCAGTTGCGCGGACGTGCCGGACGTCAGGGTGACCCGGGTTCTTCCGTATTCTTCGTGTCACTGGAAGACGACCTGATGCGTCTGTTCTCCTCCGACCGCATTGCCGGTGTGATGGACCGCCTCGGCTTCAAGGAAGGTGAAATGATCGAGCACAAGATGATCTCCAACTCCATTGAGCGTGCACAGAAGAAGGTGGAAGAAAACAACTTCGGTATCCGTAAACGCTTGCTGGAATATGATGACGTAATGAACAAACAACGTACCGTTGTGTATACCAAACGTCGTCATGCCTTGATGGGTGAGCGTATCGGCATGGACATCGTGAACATGATCTGGGATCGTGTTGCCGCTGCTGTTGAAGCTCCCGACTACGAAAACTGCAAAATGGACTTCCTGCAAACACTCGCTATGGAAACTCCGTTCAACGAAGAGCAGTTCCGTAACGAGAAGAAAGAGAAACTTGCAGAAGAAGCATTCAATGCAGCCATGGATCTGTTCAAGCGCAAGACTGACCGCATGGCACAGATTGCTTATCCGGTTATCAAACAGGTGTATGAGACTCAGGGACATATGTATGAAAATATCCTTATCCCCATTACAGATGGCAAGCGTATGTACAATATCTCCTGCAGCCTGAAAGCCGCCTACGAAAGCGAATGTAAGGAGGTAGTGAAAGCTTTTGAAAAATCTATCTTGCTGCACGTCATTGACGAGGCATGGAAAGAAAACTTGCGTGAGTTGGATGAATTGAAACATTCTGTGCAGAATGCAAGCTACGAACAGAAAGACCCGTTATTGATTTACAAGCTGGAGTCTGTCAATCTGTTTGATACAATGGTTAATAAGATCAACAACCAGACTGTTTCTATCCTGATGCGTGGACAAATTCCGGTACAGGAGCCACAGGAAATTCAGCAGGCTGCTCCCGAACAGAAGCAGGACATGAGCAAATACCGTGAACAAAAACAGGAACTGAATGATCCGAATCAACAGGCTGCCGCCCAACAGGATACACGTGAGCAAGTGAAACGTGAACCGATTCGTGCGGAAAGAACTGTAGGACGTAATGATCCTTGTCCTTGTGGAAGTGGTAAGAAGTATAAGAACTGTCACGGAAAAAATATGTAA
- the ndk gene encoding nucleoside-diphosphate kinase, whose translation MMEKTLVILKPCTLQRGLVGEITNRFERKGLRLAGMKMVQLTDEILNEHYAHLSAKPFFQRVKDSMMACPVIVCCFEGVDAIGAVRTLTGPTNGRKAAPGTIRGDYSMSFQENIVHASDSLEAAEVELKRFFKPEEIFEYNQAAFDFLYANDEY comes from the coding sequence ATGATGGAGAAAACACTGGTCATTTTGAAACCATGCACCCTGCAAAGAGGGTTGGTAGGTGAGATCACAAATAGATTTGAACGCAAAGGCTTACGTTTAGCCGGTATGAAGATGGTGCAGCTGACGGATGAAATACTCAATGAGCATTATGCTCACTTAAGTGCAAAGCCGTTCTTTCAGCGTGTGAAGGATTCAATGATGGCATGCCCGGTCATTGTGTGTTGTTTTGAGGGAGTGGATGCGATTGGAGCTGTAAGAACACTGACAGGTCCCACCAACGGCAGGAAGGCTGCTCCCGGTACTATTCGTGGAGATTACAGCATGAGTTTCCAGGAGAATATAGTGCATGCCTCCGATTCGCTTGAAGCAGCAGAAGTGGAGTTGAAAAGATTTTTTAAACCAGAAGAAATATTTGAGTATAATCAAGCTGCATTCGACTTCCTTTACGCTAATGACGAATATTGA
- a CDS encoding alkaline phosphatase family protein has product MKKGLITSILALTFTGLQAQPLPATPKLVVTLTIDQLRTDYMEAFSSLYGEKGFKRLMREGKVFYQTEFPFSGTDRASAIAAIYSGTTPSMNGIISQQWMNANTLRPMNCVDDPAFMGNFTDESSSPSQLLTSTIADELKVATRNKGMVYAIAPSRDAAILAAGHSGNGAFWLNENTGKWCSTTYYSEFPWWVSQYNERQSPDFRIRDMVWEPIHPINRYTFLPEWRDQPFKYKFDSERINKFRRLITSPFINDEVNLLTEELLEKSTIAKDEIPDLLALTYYAGNYNHKSTQECAMEMQDTYVRLDRSIGFLLDLIDRKVGLHNVIFCIASTGYADPEAPDLGLYRIPGGEFYLNRCATLLNMYLMATYGEGQYVETYYNQQIYLNHKLIENKQLNLAEIQNKSADFLIQFSGVNEAYSAHRLLLGPWSPQIELARNGFHRKRSGDLLIDVLPGWTIVEENVTDSRVVRHADVPAPLIFLGGGIKPETIRVPVNITRIAPTLSSTMRIRAPNACTAIPLNF; this is encoded by the coding sequence ATGAAAAAGGGACTGATAACTTCCATACTCGCATTAACTTTCACCGGTCTGCAAGCCCAACCGCTGCCTGCCACTCCTAAATTAGTGGTAACGTTGACGATTGACCAGCTGCGCACCGACTACATGGAAGCATTCTCTTCCCTGTACGGAGAAAAAGGGTTCAAAAGACTGATGCGCGAAGGCAAGGTTTTCTATCAAACCGAGTTTCCCTTCAGCGGAACAGACCGCGCCTCTGCCATTGCCGCCATTTACAGCGGTACGACGCCCTCAATGAACGGCATCATCTCCCAGCAATGGATGAATGCAAATACATTGCGCCCGATGAACTGTGTGGACGACCCCGCTTTTATGGGAAACTTCACCGACGAGAGCTCCTCTCCTTCCCAATTACTGACTTCCACCATAGCCGATGAACTGAAAGTAGCTACCCGCAACAAAGGTATGGTATATGCCATTGCCCCCTCGCGCGATGCAGCTATCCTTGCCGCCGGACACTCCGGAAACGGTGCGTTCTGGTTGAATGAAAACACCGGTAAGTGGTGCAGTACTACATATTACAGCGAATTCCCATGGTGGGTGAGCCAATACAATGAACGGCAATCACCCGATTTTCGCATCCGCGATATGGTGTGGGAACCGATACATCCTATAAATAGATATACGTTCCTGCCCGAATGGCGGGATCAACCCTTTAAATATAAGTTCGACAGCGAACGGATCAATAAATTCCGCCGGCTGATTACCAGTCCCTTCATCAATGATGAGGTAAACTTACTCACAGAGGAACTTCTGGAAAAGAGTACGATTGCCAAAGATGAGATACCGGACTTGCTGGCACTGACTTATTACGCAGGAAACTACAACCATAAGAGCACACAGGAGTGTGCCATGGAAATGCAGGATACTTATGTACGCTTGGACCGCAGCATCGGCTTCCTACTCGACCTCATCGACCGCAAAGTAGGCTTGCACAATGTCATTTTCTGCATTGCATCTACGGGATATGCCGACCCGGAAGCACCTGATTTGGGCCTGTACCGCATCCCGGGTGGGGAATTCTACCTGAACCGCTGCGCTACCTTGCTGAATATGTATCTCATGGCTACGTATGGCGAAGGACAATACGTAGAAACCTACTATAACCAGCAGATTTATCTTAACCATAAGTTAATAGAGAATAAGCAACTGAATTTAGCGGAGATACAAAATAAATCCGCCGACTTCCTGATACAGTTCAGCGGAGTGAATGAGGCTTATTCCGCCCATCGCTTATTATTAGGCCCCTGGTCGCCCCAGATTGAACTGGCACGCAACGGTTTCCATCGTAAACGTTCAGGTGACCTGCTGATAGACGTGTTGCCCGGCTGGACTATCGTGGAAGAAAATGTCACAGATAGCCGCGTAGTACGTCATGCAGATGTGCCTGCTCCACTCATCTTTCTGGGTGGTGGTATAAAACCCGAAACCATACGGGTTCCTGTCAATATTACCCGCATAGCCCCTACCCTGTCAAGTACGATGCGCATCCGCGCCCCGAACGCTTGTACAGCTATTCCACTGAACTTTTAA